In a genomic window of Nocardia fluminea:
- a CDS encoding MerR family transcriptional regulator, whose amino-acid sequence MFSIGDFARHGQVSVRMLRHYDAVGLLPPARVDAATGYRFYTAAQLARLNRLIALKELGFTLEQVSRMLEPGPDAAELRGMLTLRRAELEQRIAADRSRLSEVEARLRIIEKEGVMPDQDVVIKSVPAVRVAESSSWASGFEPQAISPVIGPLFSELSDRLAGAGIAIAGPAIAYYDLREDGTVGVHACVPVNVEPAAAPDFSIVDLPALEHAATTVYRGNVSGIGAAWQALGRWVEDNGHRTGAPVREVTLEWTPDPDGWVTELQEPLAPR is encoded by the coding sequence ATGTTCAGTATCGGAGATTTCGCCAGGCACGGTCAGGTGTCGGTGCGCATGCTGCGCCACTACGACGCGGTGGGACTGTTGCCGCCCGCCAGGGTCGACGCGGCCACCGGGTACCGGTTCTATACGGCGGCACAGTTGGCCCGCCTCAACCGGCTCATCGCGCTGAAAGAGCTCGGTTTCACGCTCGAACAGGTGAGCAGAATGCTCGAACCGGGGCCCGACGCGGCAGAACTGCGCGGCATGCTCACCTTGCGCCGAGCCGAGTTGGAACAGCGGATCGCGGCGGACCGTTCGCGGTTGTCCGAAGTCGAGGCGCGACTCCGAATCATCGAAAAGGAGGGCGTCATGCCCGATCAGGATGTGGTGATCAAGTCGGTGCCCGCTGTCAGGGTGGCCGAATCGTCCAGCTGGGCTTCGGGATTCGAACCGCAGGCGATCAGCCCGGTGATCGGGCCGCTGTTCAGCGAACTGTCGGACCGGCTGGCCGGAGCCGGGATCGCGATCGCGGGTCCGGCGATCGCCTACTACGACCTGCGCGAGGACGGGACGGTGGGCGTGCACGCGTGTGTGCCGGTGAATGTGGAACCCGCTGCGGCGCCGGACTTCTCGATTGTCGACCTGCCCGCGCTCGAACACGCAGCGACCACCGTCTATCGCGGGAACGTGAGCGGGATCGGTGCGGCGTGGCAGGCGCTCGGTCGCTGGGTGGAGGACAACGGGCATCGCACCGGCGCACCCGTTCGCGAAGTCACTCTGGAGTGGACGCCCGATCCCGATGGCTGGGTCACCGAATTGCAGGAACCGCTCGCGCCTCGGTGA
- a CDS encoding phthiocerol/phthiodiolone dimycocerosyl transferase family protein, which translates to MSTCLTIFVVLWEPEDVVRVLDPSEQRFVRHATFTGRSVTVLGELDAAGFGAAFAALQRRYPILVCRIVEDAEENGILLRPGDVEAVGAWVSFGDPDEVRVPAESMDPGAQLAYLDVVLAEEDRARVTLFVHHSVADAAHCVELFARLWGYYTDYVETGKIAIRADAAAVVTESEAGTEVAREYPVSLEMLLAQRGIRRGRRSGLETVVRPLVVADSVSRAERPEAAPVTLVRPSRIQLDPVATARVLETARAHAVSVNGLVTAAVLRAYSHLSGTDRVSCVYPVDLRRRLDPPVAAEAGTNLSGLAAFTTEAADTADLVAVARRIGTSLHNDLADGVIEQSVLHFPDFFGPDRIHSTAGHIALTNTGTVPPFRAPAGLILDDYEIVYLSAHPRPSTGASAAVTFLVYTYLGRLTIGRLGGGAVAAELLDAVASELSWSSADQRAATA; encoded by the coding sequence GTGAGTACTTGCCTCACGATCTTCGTTGTGCTGTGGGAACCGGAAGACGTGGTGCGGGTGCTCGACCCGTCGGAACAACGATTCGTGCGGCACGCGACGTTCACGGGACGGTCGGTCACGGTGCTCGGGGAACTCGACGCGGCCGGGTTCGGCGCGGCCTTCGCGGCGTTGCAGCGACGGTATCCGATTCTGGTGTGCCGAATCGTCGAGGACGCCGAGGAGAACGGAATCCTGTTGCGCCCCGGCGATGTCGAGGCCGTCGGCGCCTGGGTGAGTTTCGGTGACCCCGACGAGGTGCGTGTTCCGGCCGAGTCCATGGACCCGGGGGCGCAGTTGGCCTACCTGGATGTGGTTCTCGCCGAAGAGGATCGGGCGCGGGTCACGTTGTTCGTGCACCACAGCGTGGCCGACGCCGCGCACTGCGTGGAACTGTTCGCGCGACTGTGGGGCTACTACACCGACTATGTGGAGACCGGGAAGATCGCGATCAGGGCGGACGCGGCAGCCGTCGTCACCGAGTCGGAGGCCGGCACCGAGGTGGCGCGGGAGTATCCGGTGTCGCTCGAGATGCTGCTGGCACAGCGGGGGATCCGGCGTGGGCGGCGGTCGGGGCTCGAGACGGTGGTGCGTCCACTCGTCGTCGCCGACTCGGTGAGCAGGGCGGAGCGGCCGGAAGCCGCGCCCGTCACGTTGGTCCGGCCTTCGCGGATCCAGCTGGACCCCGTCGCGACCGCGCGGGTACTGGAGACAGCGCGCGCACACGCGGTGAGCGTCAACGGGTTGGTGACCGCCGCGGTCTTGCGCGCGTACAGCCATCTCTCGGGCACGGACCGCGTGTCGTGTGTGTATCCGGTCGACCTGCGCAGGCGCCTCGACCCGCCGGTCGCCGCGGAAGCGGGCACCAACCTGTCCGGACTCGCCGCCTTCACCACGGAGGCCGCCGATACCGCGGACCTCGTCGCTGTCGCCCGCCGGATCGGCACCAGCCTGCACAACGACCTGGCCGACGGGGTGATCGAACAGTCCGTTCTGCACTTCCCCGACTTCTTCGGCCCCGATCGAATCCACTCCACCGCAGGGCATATCGCGCTCACCAATACCGGGACGGTGCCTCCGTTCCGCGCGCCCGCCGGGCTGATCCTCGACGACTACGAGATCGTCTACCTTTCCGCACACCCCCGTCCGTCGACGGGGGCGTCCGCGGCTGTCACCTTCCTCGTCTACACCTACCTCGGCAGGCTGACCATCGGCCGGTTGGGCGGCGGTGCGGTGGCCGCCGAACTCCTCGATGCCGTGGCATCCGAGCTGTCGTGGTCGTCCGCTGATCAGCGAGCCGCGACCGCCTGA
- a CDS encoding glycine--tRNA ligase, whose amino-acid sequence MEKSRVAPKSKVDTVANLAKRRGLVYPCGEIYGGTKSAWDYGPLGVELKDNIKRQWWRTMVTSRDDVVGLDSSVILPRQVWEASGHVATFSDPLVESLHTHKRYRADHLIEAYEAKHGHPPANGLADINDPETGQPGKWTEPRNFSGLLKTFLGPVDDEEGMHYLRPETAQGIFVNFKNVQETARKKPPFGIAQIGKSFRNEITPGNFIFRTREFEQMEMEFFVKPGDDVEWHKYWIETRLAWYTDLGIDPENLRLFEHPKEKLSHYSAGTTDIEYRFRFQGSEWGELEGIANRTDYDLKTHSEHSNVDLSYRDQASGERYTPYVIEPAAGLTRSLMAFLVDAYTVDQVPTAKGTTEERISLRLDPRLAPVKAAVLPLSRNADLTPKAKDLAAQLRRNWNVDFDDAGAIGRRYRRQDEIGTPFCITVDFDTIDDHAVTIRERDSMAQERIALDKVESYLAARLIGA is encoded by the coding sequence ATGGAGAAATCTCGCGTGGCACCCAAGTCGAAGGTGGACACCGTTGCCAACCTCGCCAAGCGCCGGGGTCTGGTCTACCCGTGCGGTGAGATCTACGGAGGCACCAAGTCGGCGTGGGACTACGGTCCGCTCGGCGTCGAACTGAAGGACAACATCAAGCGGCAGTGGTGGCGGACCATGGTCACCAGCCGCGACGATGTCGTCGGTCTCGACTCCTCGGTAATCCTGCCGCGCCAGGTCTGGGAGGCCTCGGGCCACGTGGCCACCTTCTCCGATCCGCTGGTCGAGTCGCTGCACACGCACAAGCGTTATCGCGCCGACCATCTCATCGAGGCCTACGAGGCCAAGCACGGCCACCCGCCCGCCAACGGCCTGGCCGACATCAACGATCCCGAGACCGGCCAGCCCGGCAAGTGGACCGAGCCGCGCAACTTCTCCGGCCTGCTCAAGACCTTCCTCGGCCCGGTGGACGACGAAGAGGGCATGCACTACCTGCGTCCCGAAACGGCACAGGGCATCTTCGTCAACTTCAAGAACGTGCAGGAGACCGCGCGCAAGAAGCCGCCGTTCGGCATCGCCCAGATCGGTAAGAGCTTCCGCAACGAGATCACGCCGGGCAACTTCATCTTCCGCACGCGTGAGTTCGAGCAGATGGAGATGGAGTTCTTCGTCAAGCCCGGCGACGACGTGGAGTGGCACAAGTACTGGATCGAGACCCGCCTGGCCTGGTACACCGACCTCGGCATCGACCCGGAGAACCTGCGCCTGTTCGAGCACCCGAAGGAAAAGCTGTCGCACTACTCGGCGGGCACCACCGACATCGAGTACCGCTTCCGCTTCCAGGGCAGCGAATGGGGCGAGCTCGAGGGCATCGCCAACCGCACCGACTACGACCTCAAGACGCACTCGGAGCACTCGAACGTCGACCTGAGCTACCGCGATCAGGCGAGCGGTGAGCGCTACACGCCGTACGTCATCGAGCCGGCCGCCGGGCTGACCCGTTCGCTGATGGCCTTCCTGGTCGACGCCTACACCGTCGACCAGGTGCCGACGGCGAAGGGCACCACCGAGGAGCGGATCAGCCTGCGTCTCGACCCGCGCCTGGCGCCGGTCAAGGCCGCGGTGCTGCCGCTCTCGCGCAACGCCGACCTGACCCCGAAGGCCAAGGACCTCGCCGCCCAGCTGCGCCGCAACTGGAACGTCGACTTCGACGACGCGGGTGCCATCGGCCGTCGTTACCGTCGTCAGGACGAGATCGGTACCCCGTTCTGCATCACGGTCGACTTCGACACCATCGACGACCACGCGGTGACGATCCGCGAGCGCGACTCGATGGCCCAGGAGCGCATCGCCCTGGACAAGGTCGAGTCCTACCTGGCAGCACGACTGATCGGCGCCTGA
- a CDS encoding ArsR/SmtB family transcription factor has protein sequence MTTEAAPAHPHNPYHSPAPAAVPSRTVLEDAGELLRALAAPVRIAIVLQLRESPRCVHELVDALGVTQPLVSQHLRILKSAGVVHGERSGREVLYELVDDHLAHIVVDAVAHAEEG, from the coding sequence ATGACGACCGAGGCCGCGCCCGCGCACCCGCACAACCCGTACCACTCCCCCGCCCCCGCCGCCGTGCCCTCGCGCACGGTACTCGAGGACGCGGGTGAGCTGCTGCGGGCACTGGCCGCGCCGGTCCGCATCGCCATCGTGCTGCAGCTGCGTGAGTCGCCGCGCTGCGTGCACGAGCTGGTCGACGCGCTGGGCGTCACCCAGCCGCTGGTCAGCCAGCATCTGCGCATTCTCAAATCGGCGGGCGTCGTGCACGGCGAACGCTCGGGCCGCGAGGTGCTCTACGAACTCGTCGACGACCATCTGGCACATATCGTGGTCGATGCCGTCGCCCATGCCGAGGAAGGGTAA
- a CDS encoding Fur family transcriptional regulator: MPRKGNLLADNTSAKQIGVRSTRQRSAISALLSNIDEFRSAQELHDELRKRGEGIGLTTVYRTLQSLADAGMVDVLRTDTGESVYRQCSSGHHHHLVCRHCGSTVEVEGPTVEAWAEAIASEHGFTEVSHTLEIFGTCRDCVRSRADADSGAPASV; encoded by the coding sequence ATGCCGAGGAAGGGTAATTTGTTGGCCGACAACACCTCCGCGAAACAGATCGGAGTCCGCAGCACCCGTCAGCGCAGCGCCATCTCGGCTTTGCTCAGCAATATCGACGAGTTCCGGTCGGCGCAGGAATTGCACGACGAGCTGCGCAAACGCGGCGAGGGCATCGGCCTGACCACCGTCTACCGGACCCTGCAGTCCCTGGCCGATGCCGGCATGGTCGACGTGCTGCGCACCGACACGGGCGAATCCGTCTATCGCCAGTGCTCGAGCGGCCACCATCACCACCTGGTGTGCCGCCATTGCGGGAGCACCGTCGAGGTCGAGGGCCCGACGGTCGAGGCGTGGGCCGAGGCCATCGCGAGCGAACACGGCTTCACCGAGGTGAGCCACACACTCGAGATCTTCGGTACCTGCCGCGACTGCGTGCGCAGCCGAGCCGACGCCGACTCAGGAGCACCTGCTTCGGTATGA
- a CDS encoding type VII secretion target, whose product MSGTLGVEPDQLTTMATAWRREAGEVGALSWASASEATGDGSDVLAAVRELPDPAAQAMDSIATRYTTLADLVDKFSADIQAGDAETAGEIGKLGTR is encoded by the coding sequence GTGAGCGGGACCCTGGGCGTCGAGCCCGATCAGTTGACGACCATGGCGACCGCCTGGCGCCGGGAGGCAGGCGAAGTCGGCGCGCTGAGCTGGGCGTCCGCGAGCGAGGCGACCGGCGACGGCAGTGACGTCCTCGCCGCCGTGCGCGAGCTGCCCGACCCGGCTGCACAGGCGATGGACTCCATCGCGACCCGGTACACGACGCTGGCCGACCTCGTCGACAAGTTCTCCGCCGATATCCAGGCCGGAGACGCCGAGACCGCGGGCGAGATCGGAAAGCTCGGTACCCGCTGA
- a CDS encoding alpha/beta hydrolase: protein MTHSDPEKEGAAGVFQLNLLSGLDELERLDNLFGARLRESIGDLTAMRDGQPDITLTDGSMRDPDAVAIQLASMSQDERATFLAGSSPEARRQLVIAAPEKLGNLNGVPFVMRIEANEINVRNALTAEKARPTRDEARITQLKAMLAPIPNPESAGPLGTAPAATGDRATPQLGMVDRKFVMFSTAGNGRMIEMVGEMRPDVPGVGVYVPGTSTNLNGSGSNHVAAWNLADQTGSPIFLYMEGDFPQSLTSLSDGAPSPRFAADMAPKLVDFGREVDREVTAGAPGTPVSYVGHSYGGSVVGFAEQMGLRADRVLHASSAGTGVFEGGWNNPNPDVQRYSMTAPGDLIGVVQSYPEGGLTVPGGIHLPGNPHASEVLGGDPDEVPGVIRLDTGFYGADIDGHRRGEVVFGTDGHGKYWDDPTSTAFGNIAGVIAGTDATVYVERGIETRWVDVGLGDNGNGGKEAFDAGRAATAGALFDVEDPYANPRVTDNPQRGEPIDIP, encoded by the coding sequence GTGACCCATTCCGATCCCGAAAAGGAAGGCGCCGCGGGAGTCTTCCAGCTCAACCTGCTCAGCGGGTTGGACGAGCTCGAACGCCTCGACAACCTGTTCGGCGCCAGGCTGCGGGAATCCATAGGCGACCTCACGGCGATGCGCGACGGGCAGCCCGACATCACGCTCACCGACGGTTCGATGCGCGACCCGGACGCGGTCGCGATCCAGCTGGCGTCGATGTCGCAGGATGAGCGAGCTACTTTCCTGGCCGGGTCGAGTCCCGAAGCGCGACGTCAGCTGGTGATCGCGGCGCCGGAGAAGCTGGGCAATCTGAACGGAGTGCCGTTCGTGATGCGGATCGAGGCCAATGAGATCAATGTCCGCAACGCGTTGACGGCCGAGAAGGCCAGGCCCACGAGGGACGAGGCCCGCATCACGCAGTTGAAGGCGATGCTGGCACCGATCCCGAATCCCGAAAGTGCGGGCCCGCTGGGTACCGCGCCCGCCGCGACCGGCGATCGAGCGACACCGCAGCTGGGGATGGTCGACCGCAAGTTCGTCATGTTCAGCACCGCGGGCAACGGCCGGATGATCGAGATGGTCGGTGAGATGAGGCCGGATGTGCCGGGCGTGGGAGTGTATGTGCCCGGCACCAGTACGAATCTCAACGGTTCCGGGTCGAATCACGTGGCCGCGTGGAATCTGGCCGACCAGACGGGCAGCCCGATCTTCCTGTACATGGAGGGCGACTTTCCGCAGAGTCTGACCAGCCTCTCCGACGGAGCGCCCAGCCCGAGATTCGCGGCCGACATGGCGCCGAAGCTGGTCGACTTCGGACGGGAAGTCGACCGGGAGGTCACCGCGGGCGCACCGGGCACACCCGTGTCCTATGTGGGGCATTCCTATGGCGGATCGGTCGTCGGTTTCGCCGAGCAAATGGGTCTGCGGGCCGATCGGGTACTGCACGCCTCGTCGGCGGGAACAGGTGTGTTCGAAGGTGGTTGGAACAACCCGAACCCGGACGTCCAGCGGTATTCGATGACCGCGCCCGGCGATCTCATCGGCGTGGTGCAGTCCTATCCGGAGGGCGGGCTGACCGTGCCCGGCGGGATCCACCTTCCCGGTAATCCGCATGCGTCGGAAGTCCTGGGCGGTGATCCCGACGAGGTACCCGGCGTGATCCGGCTCGACACCGGGTTCTACGGCGCTGACATCGACGGTCACCGCCGGGGCGAGGTCGTGTTCGGGACCGACGGTCACGGGAAATACTGGGACGACCCCACCTCGACCGCGTTCGGCAACATCGCCGGAGTCATCGCGGGGACCGATGCGACCGTCTACGTCGAACGGGGGATCGAAACCCGTTGGGTGGATGTGGGTCTCGGCGACAACGGCAACGGCGGCAAGGAAGCGTTCGACGCGGGACGTGCCGCGACAGCGGGAGCGCTGTTCGACGTCGAGGACCCGTACGCGAACCCCCGCGTCACCGACAACCCCCAGCGGGGCGAACCGATCGACATCCCATGA
- a CDS encoding DUF3558 domain-containing protein: MAGRGAVARVFGVVVVAGLAAVGCGDGEQGTAAPQTSGVSVAASPTSVDAEAKVWDPCSLPDSAVSDVGMNAGSKKKDVAGVDFTGWKVCNWTDTAKKYTFSVMSSAHTLAESRQRTSEYTGWADLQVGSRNALEFRPIGSANDVACYISVEVPAGSVDFKVQNRVSAEGASEPCGEARRLSTALVQYLPAG, translated from the coding sequence ATGGCAGGTCGAGGTGCGGTAGCGAGGGTGTTCGGGGTTGTCGTGGTGGCGGGGTTGGCTGCCGTGGGGTGCGGGGACGGAGAGCAGGGGACCGCTGCTCCGCAGACGAGCGGTGTGAGTGTGGCGGCGAGTCCTACTTCGGTGGATGCCGAGGCGAAGGTGTGGGATCCGTGTTCGTTGCCGGATTCGGCTGTCAGCGATGTTGGGATGAACGCGGGAAGCAAGAAGAAGGATGTCGCAGGAGTGGACTTCACTGGATGGAAGGTCTGCAACTGGACGGACACGGCTAAGAAGTACACCTTCTCCGTGATGTCCTCTGCGCACACGCTTGCGGAGTCCAGGCAGCGAACCAGTGAGTACACCGGATGGGCCGACCTCCAGGTCGGATCCCGCAATGCGCTCGAGTTCCGACCGATCGGCTCCGCTAACGACGTCGCCTGCTACATCAGTGTCGAGGTGCCGGCCGGATCAGTCGATTTCAAGGTGCAGAACCGCGTCAGCGCTGAAGGGGCCAGCGAACCTTGCGGCGAGGCCCGGCGACTGAGCACCGCACTGGTTCAGTACTTGCCCGCTGGCTGA
- a CDS encoding ESX secretion-associated protein EspG, with translation MHRAEFTGIEFEILWSGYGRDRLPYPLQYRTDIAEFDELKRHREAAVEALLRKYDPAVERALAVLLDPEARVESKGYVGQDNANIIRFHGAIRGSVGATLQQAPGTEEDTGADVTLTYCTPSQVAALTVAALPRTKPGKKPPVEVRRDQLAAEEDHFEYRAGRLSSADQLNRMFHRPRRAFGEISALSGPALDARPTPARTFWWMDYPDGRYYVKTGDPIIAEPLPTDRMIAGIHRMLTRAQRYHQEFGTDDYRAG, from the coding sequence GTGCACCGCGCTGAATTCACCGGCATCGAGTTCGAGATCCTGTGGTCCGGCTACGGCCGCGATCGCCTCCCCTACCCGCTCCAATATCGCACCGACATAGCGGAATTCGACGAGCTGAAACGGCACCGGGAAGCCGCGGTGGAGGCCCTCCTCCGCAAATACGACCCGGCGGTGGAGCGCGCCCTCGCCGTCCTGCTCGACCCCGAAGCCAGGGTCGAGTCCAAAGGCTATGTGGGACAGGACAACGCGAACATCATCCGATTCCACGGCGCGATCCGCGGCTCGGTCGGCGCCACCCTGCAACAGGCGCCGGGCACCGAGGAGGACACCGGCGCCGATGTCACCCTCACCTACTGCACCCCCAGCCAGGTAGCCGCACTGACGGTCGCGGCCCTCCCCCGCACGAAACCGGGCAAGAAACCCCCGGTCGAGGTCCGCCGAGACCAACTCGCCGCTGAGGAAGACCACTTCGAATACCGAGCAGGCCGCCTCAGCTCGGCCGACCAACTCAACCGCATGTTCCACCGCCCCCGCCGCGCCTTCGGCGAGATCTCAGCCCTCTCCGGCCCAGCCCTCGACGCCCGCCCCACCCCCGCCCGCACCTTCTGGTGGATGGACTACCCCGACGGCCGCTACTACGTGAAAACCGGCGACCCCATCATCGCCGAACCCCTCCCCACCGACCGCATGATCGCCGGCATCCACCGCATGCTCACCCGAGCCCAGCGCTACCACCAAGAATTCGGCACCGACGACTACCGAGCCGGCTGA
- a CDS encoding ABC transporter permease: protein MTITRRAVALGLAATPIQALMLIAFAWPAVNIGPRDLPIAVAGPASAQVAQQLRQRDPDAFEITTVADAEQARNAMADNEIYGAIVTGNGAPQVLVASAASPAVAQQLTAVAQQLSGIPAASVEDVVAVDPDDQRGAGFGSMVLPLVMSGMAAGILLTLLVPAFGARLAGLAAFGIAGGLLSTLIFHTWLSILPGSYLELAAIAGLASFTVAAVIVGLAAAIGRPGIGLGALTMLLVGNPFSAATSAPELLPQPWGTLGQLLPPGAAASLLRSVAYFDAAGALAPLTVLLAWAAGGVALLGLGALRSRQSNTPTPSPERVAVPA, encoded by the coding sequence ATGACGATCACCCGCCGAGCAGTAGCTCTCGGCCTCGCGGCCACCCCGATCCAGGCCCTGATGCTGATCGCCTTCGCCTGGCCCGCCGTCAATATCGGCCCGCGTGACCTGCCGATCGCCGTCGCGGGCCCCGCCTCCGCGCAGGTCGCCCAGCAACTGCGGCAGCGCGATCCCGACGCGTTCGAGATCACCACCGTCGCCGACGCCGAACAGGCGCGAAACGCGATGGCCGACAACGAGATCTACGGCGCCATCGTCACCGGCAACGGCGCACCGCAGGTCCTGGTCGCCTCCGCCGCCTCACCCGCCGTCGCTCAGCAACTCACGGCCGTCGCGCAACAGCTCAGCGGTATTCCCGCCGCGTCCGTCGAGGACGTCGTCGCCGTCGATCCCGACGACCAGCGCGGGGCGGGCTTCGGTTCGATGGTCCTGCCGCTCGTGATGTCCGGGATGGCCGCGGGCATCCTGCTCACCCTGCTGGTCCCCGCCTTCGGGGCCCGGCTCGCCGGTCTGGCCGCCTTCGGTATCGCAGGCGGGCTCCTGAGCACCCTGATCTTCCACACCTGGCTCTCGATCCTGCCCGGCTCCTATCTCGAACTGGCCGCCATCGCGGGCCTGGCCTCCTTCACCGTCGCCGCCGTCATCGTCGGCCTGGCCGCCGCCATCGGCCGCCCCGGCATCGGCCTCGGCGCCCTCACGATGCTCCTGGTCGGCAACCCGTTCTCCGCCGCCACCTCCGCCCCCGAACTCCTGCCCCAGCCCTGGGGCACCCTCGGCCAGCTGCTCCCCCCAGGCGCCGCAGCCTCCCTCCTCCGCTCGGTCGCCTACTTCGACGCCGCAGGCGCCCTCGCCCCTCTCACTGTCCTACTCGCCTGGGCCGCAGGCGGAGTCGCCCTCCTCGGCCTCGGCGCCCTCCGCTCCCGCCAGTCGAACACCCCCACCCCCTCTCCCGAACGGGTGGCCGTACCCGCCTGA
- a CDS encoding TetR/AcrR family transcriptional regulator, with protein sequence MPRVSEEHLERRRQQILDAAQLCFARKGFHETSMQDVFAESQMSAGAVYRYFTSKNEIIGALVHRTMGPLRERLAEIIRSEDVPPPAEVIRLLTTEIVKRSGPDGPLRLAPQAWALALVSDEAAVPVRAAIAAMRALWFEYADRLCESGWLPPGTDSDAIAKTLIGLLPGFILQHLLLGDVDPEDFARGLEVMLPGPPHHPR encoded by the coding sequence ATGCCCCGAGTCAGCGAAGAACACCTGGAACGCCGCAGGCAGCAGATCCTCGACGCCGCGCAGCTGTGCTTCGCCAGGAAGGGCTTCCACGAGACCTCGATGCAGGACGTGTTCGCCGAATCGCAGATGTCGGCGGGGGCGGTGTATCGGTACTTCACCAGCAAGAACGAGATCATCGGCGCCCTGGTGCACCGCACGATGGGGCCGCTGCGCGAACGGCTCGCCGAGATCATCCGCAGCGAGGACGTGCCTCCCCCCGCGGAAGTCATCCGCCTGTTGACCACCGAGATCGTCAAGCGCAGTGGACCCGACGGGCCGCTGCGGCTAGCCCCGCAGGCCTGGGCGCTCGCGTTGGTCTCCGACGAAGCCGCCGTCCCGGTACGCGCGGCCATCGCGGCGATGCGCGCGCTGTGGTTCGAGTACGCGGACCGTTTGTGCGAGTCGGGCTGGCTGCCGCCGGGCACCGATTCCGACGCGATCGCCAAGACTCTCATCGGGCTGCTGCCCGGTTTCATCCTGCAGCATCTCCTGCTCGGCGACGTCGACCCGGAGGATTTCGCCCGC